aagaaaagaggAGAATTTGCAAACAGAAGAAAATGGGAGAAAAGTGGAACTCTTGATCAATCATGGTCTGAGCCTACCAACTGCCACTtctgatataaaatatatatttcttcttttcctttctctctttcaatATTCACATGCACACATGGTGTGGACTGCTATAACAAGAAATTAATTTAGTGGCAATGTTTCTGCTCTTCCTATTGCTTAGATCACATCTGATGCTGAGACAGATGGAAGTCATGTGAAATAGCAGCTTCCTAGTGAAGTACATCGTTCCTTATTATTGGAGAGAGACAGATGAGAACTTCAaacatttttaactaaaaaactGTTTCTGTTGAATTGGTCTGATGATTAATGCATCTAACATTTCTATGGTTAGAAGTGAAAAACTTAGATTACTTGTGTCCAAATGCCTTGGTGACAAGGAAAACCAGAACCAGCTTTCagcatttaataaaaaaatcaaaagaaaaagagaaccaTTTTGCAGACAGCCAAGAGATGCCACAATGGGATCATGCTGCTCCTAATTGCACATGCAGCACGTGCATGTGACGTGGCTCAGACTTTAATTGCTTTGGAAAATCATTCCTAGGTTTTACTTTGGTTGATCAAAACCAAGAATTTGGGTTTTGGGCTTCCATTATACCAAGAACCCTCAATGCAAACCAGcttccaatttcaattttccAGTTATGGAGtttcaaagttttgatttttattcatCTCATATAAAAATGCTCAATTTTGCAGTATTCTATCAGTGGAAAATACTTGAAAATCTGGTGTACTCTTGTGATTGGGTAATTCTACTCATTGAATTCAAAATAAtcttaagtattatttaataCACTATTCAAACAAATATGGTTTAAAGCCGATGGAAAAAGGCCAAAAGTATAGGATTTGCTGTAACTTCAATTAAAATcttcatcaacaaaaaaattaattgagatCTTTTCTGATCGAATAAAATCTCAGTTTGTAATAAAAACGAAacaatataaatgataaaaaatgtaaattttgatGATAGAGAATTTCATTAAAGGATTCAATTCAAAGTCTCCCTAAAACATCCATTCCCCACttatgataacaaaaaaaaatatttatataatttatttagtttaaaggctatttaggaaaaaaaaagttaatatttctAGTCCAAATCAGATATTTATATGTTATGGGTGGAAATAATCAAAAGCCAAATGCTTAAACTTTAGGTTAGGTTTAtggataaaaatgataatttaaatttagctCATTTATTTATGAGTCAAAGGTAAAGCTTGAATTTGAGTTGACTAAAATCAATATGAAACTtagattttattcatttaacaaATTCATGACCAAATTATatgttctcattttttttccctttgaataaattttatttattagcttagttaaaaaaaattagttgataATAAGTcatgaatttcttttaaaagatttatttgtttcaaaagAAATCCTACATCAAACTGATTATGTTTATATTCTCCAAAAAAtttgaagtgttaaaaaaaatactaacacaTCTTAGCATAGCTAAAGCTCTCTCACGTTTCTATCCCCCACattcttaacaaatttttggtagtgttgttatcaaaaacgttgtttatttattttattcgcTTTTATCTCCAATTAACtgaaataaaacattttaaacataataagaCATCacatttttataatcttaatatttcttttttatatcctTGTATCCATttactttacaattttttataattttaacaagacatcaaattttcataatcttaatattttttttctattgtatATGTTAtaacatcttattttaataatataaaaattattaaaataaaaccctaTATAATTGATGATATGCTTAGTTCTTCTATTTACTCTTTATCTTTGTTAACTATTATTACATACAAAATCCATTACCGCTATCATACATTTATCatacatatatgtatttataatacaatttcaatatcacatttaaaataataaaaaaatataatttgattactGTTCAACACCAAAAATTCTGCCTAATAAAATTCTAATAAGGTGTCCCTAGAAGAACTCATCCAGTGTCAgttatcatcatcttcaacgCCGGCTAATTCTATGGACACCTAATAAAGACACCACTAGAGTTCCAATGATTTAATTCGAATTTCTTACACTAATAGCCCTAAGTGATACCCAATGGCGCCAAGTCAATGAGATGGTGTCTCCTAACAAGAAAATCCCTCTCCATATACATAATCTtcctttttgaaattttaattgaataattggGACCCCCTTGAGATAATCTCCACTCAATAAACTtacaattacttaaaattatataatcttatcttaaattcataattaaagacatttcaaaccaaagacaaaaaaaatcacattctttcaacattaaacaaaatttaccaATATAATTGCTATAACAAATTAAACACATAAGAAGGTTCAAAACacctttaattttatatgatacTCTATCTATCTACACATAAATATTACAACAATAATCACCACGTATCATCATGATCATTGATTAGCATATACTCATGAATAACTCAAAAAGTACAAGTAAAAAATAACACCCACATAAAAGActaaatactttataatttagtttacaaataaaatgtaattttatttaatagtttaaaaaccaaaaaaaaatatatatttaactcaataaaaatcaataataaattatttgtaacCACCTATACAAATATAccttattttatattcatacttttgtcttttaattatttttttaaaacctcAAAACTATCTtgtttttacatataaaaaaagaaaaaaaaaagtaatgataaACTATTCATCCACTACAAATTTACTACTCCGCAGTTTCATTACACTTAAAATTTTTCCTTTACGTAACTATGtaatctatattatttttttaattttttataatcataaattataaatcaaatatgaaaaataataatacgtatgattttaattaaataaatatgtaaaagtaaaattgatatGAATACTAATTTTAACTCAGATAAAAAACTGTTTTCCgctagtttaattaaaaaatataatgatttgttttcttcatacatactttaagaaataaaaaataaataaaacgatttttttcataaattaaattaaaattcaaaacctGATTGATTTTAGACAAATTAGTTCCCATATAGACTGATTTCAATCTATAAAtgaatacatttatttttttttcctattttttaaaagatttttctttttcaaatatgcGCACACATTCCATGATTTTGTAtacttttataacatttattgtttttaaaacataacaacaatgatttataattaattcaaaagtttttcttttgttttctattaCATTTTTTCTGCTGTAGGAAcgtaaattaattcttttacattattataactGATCTCTCTTATGATAAGTTGGCCAAGATTGTAAAGTTTATTTCAgctttaaattaaaagtacacTGTAAATGAGATtccatataataaaaataaaacattatgtttttttatcttatttatatatatatatatatatatatatatatttacaaaataatatgcGTCATAATGAAATctacaaaatttaaatcaaattaaaagatGTTAAAATGAATCTcctacacacaaaaacacaatcATTTTCCAAAATTCCAAATTTTGTTTCATCAACCGAATGGCTGTCTTTGTTACACATATACCATACATACTTTGTTCTGTCAATACCCACACAACACAATGATACTTCTCTCTTCCATTTATAATCACAATTCATCAATGGCAGCTTCTTTCCATTCCCTCACATTCTTCTCCTCACTTTCATCTTCAGGTACATTTATCTATCTCCACTAACTGCATTCTTTTTTAAAGGATTTTTCATTACCGTTTCATTACATTCATGCCTTTGATAAAATTCACAATTTTGAATGTTTTCGGACTTTTGAAGTAGTATTCTGCTTACATGGTCTGATGATGTTCGTGGCTAACATGATAATGTTGTGTTTCCAGTCCCACCTATGATTTTTCGTCACAGTAGCACACACTCTTCATTCAATGGCCAATCTGTGAACCTGCCACGTTTGAGGTTATCCAAGCTAAAGCAAAATCCTCCGAAACACTTGCCTGCCATGATGATGGCCAAACCAACCATACAGTTCATTAGGGGAACTGATGAACAGACAATACCAGATGTGAAGCTAACTACATCACGTGATGGAACAAATGGTATGGCCATCTTCAACTTTGATCAACCCTCAGTTTTTGATTCATCTCGTGAAGTTGCTGATATCACTGGTTTATACATGATTGATGAGGAAGGGGTTCTTCAGTCTGTGGATGTGAGTGCTAAGTTTGTCAATGGAAAGCCCTCAGGAATTGAAGCCAAGTATGTGATGCGGACTCCAAAGGATTGGGACAGATTCATGAGATTTATGGAACGATATTCTGATGCAAAGGGTTTGCagttcattaaaaaataagttaatatggAATACCTTCTGCCTTCTACCCTTTGTCATGTTAATTTTTTACGTTAATTCTGATTCAGAAAACATGTAAAGATGAGAGTTTTGACTAAATCTTGGCACAACCAATTTATTTAGCATTTATAAATGGGCTTACTCTTAAAGATTCCTATCGAGTTTTTTGTACTAAAACTCGTAACACCAACTTCAGTATAAATTCTGCAATCATAAATAAACCTATTGAACCAATAATCATAATGATTACTCCACAAGAGAAACTTAATAATCTGCTACTTTGACTTCCAAGTCACTGCCACAGGGCTTCTGACCCTGTTGGAACCATTTTGGGAGTGTACCCATGTTAAATTCCCTTCTGCATAGGTCACCAAACCATCACCTTTTTTAACCCTTTTTCTCGATATAAACCATACCCTGTAAGCCAAGCTTTGATTCACTTGCTTAAATACAAGCCGCTTGGGTTTTACTATCACTTTTACTCCCTCAGGTGCCTTGACCTCCACTGAGTAGACGGAGTTTGCATTTCCCACATTTGTTAGTCTCCTGATGAACATCTTTCTCCTCTCCCCAGCCTTAAATATCACTGAGAATGAGGGATAGTTAAGGCTGAAGCCTCTATTCATCTTCAAGACTCCATTGCAACTCACATTTCTGTGTGTGATGCTGAATATTTCTGACTTTGTGTATCCAAGGCTGCAAAGGTGGATGATATAATCATCTGGCCTGATGTCATACACAAGTCCAGGGTTCAATGCTCTCTGTGGATTCACATGTCCAGCTCCCATGTCAAAAACTCCTGCTGGTTGGTTTTCATCAAGAATAGGCCTTCCGGTGTGGTCGGTTACCTCGGCTGTTGTCATGATTGCAGATTTGATGGCTGCAGGGCTCCAACTCGGGTGAACCGAGCGAATGAGAGCAGCAATTCCACTAACATGAGGGCATGCCATTGAGGTACCAGACATGACAGAGAAGTTAACTCTTCTAGAATCTTCTGGAAGGCCTGTAGGACCAAGATTCTGAGGCCATGCAGCAATGATGTTCACTCCTGGAGCTATAACATCTGGTTTGAGGATTGAAGGGTTTGTATAACTTGGTCCTCTAGCTGAAAATCTTGCCACTGCTGGAGCTCTAGACTTCCCTATCACAGTTCCTCCAAATTCAATCCTTGCAAGAGGCCTTCTTGTGGAGTTTATGTAATCTTTCAAGGTAACTGCTTCATCAAATCCAATCAAAGTTGCAGGCAAGACATGAACATCAACTGAATCCTCTCCCAAGTTTATCTCCGTGTTGGCGAGGATCATAGCAACACCACCAGCCTCCTTCACCACTTGCCCCTTCTCTGCTCTTCCGTTCACGCCTCGATCGCAGACTACCATTTTGCCTTTAACTTTGTCCCTTGGAAGAGACCCTCTGAGGCAAAATTGACTCTCGGTGTCCCCTTCAGACAGATAAACCAGTTCAAGTTCTTTTCCATTGCTCATCGGATGGTTCAGTGGGTACATGGACTCTCCATAGAGCATTTGTCCATTTCCCATGCGAACTGTGGCTGGGAATTTCCTGTCTAGTGTGCTTGCACCGATGGTGGCAATCCAAGGAGCCTCATTGGCAACAGACATTGCCGTAGGACCATTGTTTCCCGCCGCACATATCACCGAAATCCCATGCTCCATTGCTCTAAAGCTTCCAATGGCAATGTTATCATCATATAGAGGCGTAGAGAAGCCACCTAGAGACAAGGAGAGAATGTCCACCCCATCTCTGATTGCCACATCCATTGCAGCCATGATGTCTGAGTTATAGCAGCCATTGAACCAGCAGACTTTGTACACCGCAATGTGGGCACCAGGAGCCATTCCTCTTGCCACGCCAGAGGCGTAACCAAAGACACTCGCCAAAGGCACAGGCACTCCTCCAGCAGTGGACGAAGTGTGTGTACCATGTCCAGAGGAGTCTCTTGGAGAGAGATATTCCGGAATTCTAAAAGGTGACACTGAAGAATGACCTTTGGTGAAGTACCTTGCACCAATAAGTTTCCTGTTACAATTGGAAGAGTTAAAGGCCTTCCCAGCTTGGCATATACCCTTCCATTTCTTGGGAACTGGGGGCATTCCTTGATCATTGAAGCTGGGACTCTCAGGCCAAACTCCAGTATCAAGCACCCCAATTATGGTTCCACGGCCGAAACCAGATTGGTACCAAGCATTTTCTCTAGCAGGGTTCAGTCCCAAGAACTTGTAAGAGTAAGTGGTCTGCAGCGGGAGCATGGTATCAGGCCTAATTGAGATAACATCAGGCAAGCTCTTGAGGCACTCAAGCTCAGACTCGGTTAACTGAGCTGCAAAACCGTCCATGGCGGAACGGTAAGAGTAGAGAAGGCGCGAAGAAGGGTCGTCATCGGAGGAAAGGGTTTGGTGGATGAATGAAAGGTGCCATTTGAGCTTGGAGGTGAAAGAAGAGCTGGTGATCCCATGAGGGTGTAGCTGAACTATGTAAGTTCGAAGCGTTTCTGCGTTGATGAGGGGGAGagtgaagaggaaaaagagttGAATTTTGGAATTGGATTCCATTGGGTGTTGTAGTACGAGGTTGTGTTGTTGTTGGTTGGTTGTTGATGCATGATATTGTGGAGGGGTATTTGAAGGTGCTGAGAAGAATTCAAAAGTGGAGAAGGTAAGCGTTGTTGATAGAAAGCTCGTGAAATATGAGAGCTCTTCATCACGAGGATCCTTTGTTGAGAGAGAACTCCCAAACTGAATTTGACTGAGAATTGGAGCCCAAAGCTCGCTGTAAGTGTCACGAGATGTTTTACTTCCCTTTaataggaaaaacaaaaactaagtaGCCGTTTctttcaaattctctcaattcCATCTTaccaaaatcatttattaaacttttatgcTTTAGATTTGTTAATTTGGCTCCTTCTCTTCACTCTCTCGTGCTGCCTGTATTAAAGTTCATCAATAAATATACCATAATTCTCCACTttaatcattttcttatttcgctatttattctctttcatgtataaaaataacttagaatctttataaaacaatttaatcctattttcttttcaattataaaacAACTTATTTATATGGGATTCGATAAacactcatttttattttactcaaCGGTGTAAGAGCCTGAAAAATAATAAGGCTATTGAGCCTTATGTTGAGGCAGTCAACCCATAAGCTAAGGACCCATAACCTTAGGAAGGAGTTTTCTAAAAAATCAGACTCTCTCCATTTGCCaattttcccttctctctctaaaaacaGAAACCCTTCTCCTAAATAATaactctgccttctctctaaaatattCCAACGTTGAACCGTTTGAATTTTGAATCGAAGGTGCCTAAACGATCGCGGTGGCATGGGCTTCACTTTGAACCGAACAATTTCTTGTTCCGATAAGTCGCTTTCCCCCTTTTTCTTCAACAGTCTCGaacctagggcatgcaactttgcTAGTTTCATTTTCCTCATGTGTTTTTCCTTCCATTCTCCGCCTATTCGAGTTCTAAGAGCTGTgttctatcaccaatttggtgatttgtaggttctaTAATTTCAACGCTGAGTGAGTTCCTGTTAGGGCGTTTTTAATTAACTGCTCTTTGAGAaaaccaggtaaggggagctcattattttgtgtgaatttattttataaaatatatgcatgttaAATTTGAAAGTGATGTACTGTTTGATCTGCATTTTctcattgttttatatatatatatatatatatatatatatatatatatatatatatatatatatatatatatatatatattgagtaTCAACTGGACTGTGAGAATGATGAACCTGTAATTGATTGTCTACGACGTGTTTTGATGAACTTGATTGTGGTAATTTGGACTGTTAAGGAATGTATGTAGTGGTTATATTTTGGGTTCTGCATTGATGGAAGAAATGCTTTCTCTTAGTGTAGGAGGGTGCCTCCTTCATTCACAAAGGTTGCTGctccttttcatttttactagaattttatattagaaaatcTTGTCAGGTAAAAGATTGGGTTTTGAAGGTTTAAATGGTGCGGATTCGTGAGAGAGGTGATAGAAGGAaagttttatctttatttaatgcTATAAAATTTGGTGCAGAGATGTGTGTGCTgtgaaagtagaaaaaaaaagaaagaagttaaGAGTGCAGGAGATGGTTACGGGTGAAGGGAGAAATTATAGTGGAGAGAGATAAGGATTTTGAGTGGAAGGAAGAAAGTTAGAGATGATGGTGTGTGTGGGTGTGGTTagagagaatgaaagaaagaagaggaaggatGAGGGTTAGGAGGGGCGGGTTGGAtgtgtgtgagagtgtgtaAATAAAATGATGGGTTTCATTTACGtgacagagagaaaaaaaaaaggggtttgTTTAATGTGAGAAAATAGAAGGAAGATGGGTTGTGTGGAACCAAGTAAGTAGTGGTGTGTTGGAGTAGGTAGCAGCAACTAAcacaaagaaaagagaagtagaatgaaaaatagaggaatTATTGATTTAGgaattgttttgttaatttagaaCAAGGAAAGTTTGGTTAAGTACTTTTGTTTTACTAGgtttttgtaacttttatttGGTCTGAAAGTCCAAtgaaatatcttaaatttatattaatgttatcaaataatattttttaatcatgaaATGGTAGGTTAATTCTTGTaatgaatttttgtaaaatattagtataatagGTGGCAtgcataatataataatgttattaaataattgttatcatGAAGTGATATATATACTTGGTAGTAAGTATTCTATGcttttaattaaactatttacgttatttcttttggtttttatttttatttctatataaagaTAGAAGAAACTTAGATTCATTATGATGATAGGAAACATTGAGAATTATGCACAGTAATTTTATGGAAAAGGGCGAGTgattattagaatttaaatggGTTTAGAAACATAAGGTTGTAGAAAAGAATTAATAGGTGCAGCACCAAATTCTTTGATATGGTAAATTCAGTGTGGGTTCCATTTTGAATTGGAAGAATAAGTAAAATTTAGAAAGATTTATTAGGTGTCGATATTAAGATTAAAGATGATGTGAAACANTAACTTNTATTTTTATGAAGGTAATNtataagttttatttttattggatcCGTGAGGTCCACTTGTAATNTTATGAAGTNTGTTTTACTGGATATGGCCCTACCCTTTTAACTTCATCCTGTATGTTGgtcatgattaaaaaatatggGGTTTGAAATATGAGTTCAAGGTTATTCGTGGTGTGCATTAAAGTAccgaatctcttggtgagattcttagtgttttagaatgaaagtaggagctcagtcttgggggtcttcttgacactccaatggtctttcttctcacgtagagaggactgaaccatgtggtgaggagtagcaggaggtcttagtcttggaggcttccatcatgctccagggcgcggaacagactaacctcgtgagtggcagggcgggggagcccaagGCGGGGGAGtctaagtatcacaagccaccacgggtgcatggcccgccatagctcgactatcattctaaagtccggacgagtcaagtctagaagataATATGTTAGGATTTGTGTTGTATATATTGTCTTGCTTGTATATACTTTACTTGGGTTGAATCCAGTATGTTCATGTTGGTATAATTGCATGNtttttatataattagctcacccttgcatttgtttgtgtttgtgccatgttgtatgtgttttcgtttgcgatgatcatccacttggatgggagcagatgacGAGGAAGTTACTTTGGAGNGAGCCTTGGAAGGAAACAGAGATGTTGCANCTTAGTTCTTTAGGCCTTGTTATTTTGATCTCAATTTATTCTGAAGAActttatcatgtttttaaagttttaaattcctagtGTTTTTACAAGAGGTCTATGATACTCCAATTCTAGATTCTTGTACTgtttaaggatgactgtaaACACCTCCATTATTCTCTAACTGCTTTCAAATATTATACATGATGAcgtcttatttatatatttcttttctatataattgggaCGTCACAAATGGGACTTCACTAGTGGTCCATCATAtacaaagtttataaataaaaatataaaatatttgaaaaataagatataataagTTCTAAATTAATGTACATTCTTCAATGCACGAAGAAATTGCTGCTAATTAGTATCTCTGTCTCCTAACACCACGTAAATGGT
The sequence above is drawn from the Vigna radiata var. radiata cultivar VC1973A chromosome 3, Vradiata_ver6, whole genome shotgun sequence genome and encodes:
- the LOC106758006 gene encoding photosystem II reaction center PSB28 protein, chloroplastic isoform X2 encodes the protein MILLSSIYNHNSSMAASFHSLTFFSSLSSSVPPMIFRHSSTHSSFNGQSVNLPRLRLSKLKQNPPKHLPAMMMAKPTIQFIRGTDEQTIPDVKLTTSRDGTNGVLQSVDVSAKFVNGKPSGIEAKYVMRTPKDWDRFMRFMERYSDAKGLQFIKK
- the LOC106758006 gene encoding photosystem II reaction center PSB28 protein, chloroplastic isoform X1; this translates as MILLSSIYNHNSSMAASFHSLTFFSSLSSSVPPMIFRHSSTHSSFNGQSVNLPRLRLSKLKQNPPKHLPAMMMAKPTIQFIRGTDEQTIPDVKLTTSRDGTNGMAIFNFDQPSVFDSSREVADITGLYMIDEEGVLQSVDVSAKFVNGKPSGIEAKYVMRTPKDWDRFMRFMERYSDAKGLQFIKK
- the LOC106758005 gene encoding subtilisin-like protease SBT1.2; translated protein: MESNSKIQLFFLFTLPLINAETLRTYIVQLHPHGITSSSFTSKLKWHLSFIHQTLSSDDDPSSRLLYSYRSAMDGFAAQLTESELECLKSLPDVISIRPDTMLPLQTTYSYKFLGLNPARENAWYQSGFGRGTIIGVLDTGVWPESPSFNDQGMPPVPKKWKGICQAGKAFNSSNCNRKLIGARYFTKGHSSVSPFRIPEYLSPRDSSGHGTHTSSTAGGVPVPLASVFGYASGVARGMAPGAHIAVYKVCWFNGCYNSDIMAAMDVAIRDGVDILSLSLGGFSTPLYDDNIAIGSFRAMEHGISVICAAGNNGPTAMSVANEAPWIATIGASTLDRKFPATVRMGNGQMLYGESMYPLNHPMSNGKELELVYLSEGDTESQFCLRGSLPRDKVKGKMVVCDRGVNGRAEKGQVVKEAGGVAMILANTEINLGEDSVDVHVLPATLIGFDEAVTLKDYINSTRRPLARIEFGGTVIGKSRAPAVARFSARGPSYTNPSILKPDVIAPGVNIIAAWPQNLGPTGLPEDSRRVNFSVMSGTSMACPHVSGIAALIRSVHPSWSPAAIKSAIMTTAEVTDHTGRPILDENQPAGVFDMGAGHVNPQRALNPGLVYDIRPDDYIIHLCSLGYTKSEIFSITHRNVSCNGVLKMNRGFSLNYPSFSVIFKAGERRKMFIRRLTNVGNANSVYSVEVKAPEGVKVIVKPKRLVFKQVNQSLAYRVWFISRKRVKKGDGLVTYAEGNLTWVHSQNGSNRVRSPVAVTWKSK